One stretch of Thermanaerosceptrum fracticalcis DNA includes these proteins:
- a CDS encoding hydrogenase iron-sulfur subunit, which produces MSIEAVKADKAASQENWEPKILVFACNWCTYAGADLAGLSRLQYPPNVRILRVPCSGRVNPQFVIRAFQKGIDGVLVAGCHPGDCHYATGNYFTRRRYLVMQRLLEFMGMDPARFQARWISGSEGPKFQQVVTQLTQDIKALGPNRKLRDME; this is translated from the coding sequence ATGTCTATAGAAGCTGTCAAAGCCGATAAAGCAGCTTCCCAGGAAAACTGGGAACCAAAGATCCTGGTTTTTGCCTGTAACTGGTGTACCTATGCTGGAGCTGACTTAGCCGGCTTAAGCAGGCTCCAGTATCCACCCAATGTGCGTATTTTACGGGTTCCCTGTTCCGGGCGGGTTAACCCCCAGTTCGTCATCCGTGCTTTCCAAAAAGGTATTGACGGGGTTCTGGTGGCAGGATGCCATCCCGGTGACTGTCATTATGCCACAGGCAATTACTTCACCCGCCGCCGTTATCTAGTCATGCAGCGCCTATTGGAATTTATGGGCATGGACCCGGCGCGTTTTCAGGCCCGCTGGATTTCAGGTTCGGAGGGACCCAAATTCCAGCAGGTTGTGACACAGCTAACCCAAGATATTAAGGCCCTGGGGCCGAACAGGAAGTTGAGGGATATGGAATGA
- a CDS encoding 4Fe-4S dicluster domain-containing protein, with protein MNQHTVKMRELARELLSSGQVSLVLGWEKGNLWYKSPPVFISRVEDVEKLIFDEFCHNNLAKYLMDLVHHSGKIAVFVKGCDSRAINRLLQDNQIKREKLYIVGVPCPGLKDPDDAVGKKQGAEVKNSAKCATCSYPNPVVYDALLWETVPVNTTKAPVEELIAKLDSMTPDERYAYWTEQFSRCIRCFACRNVCPACNCRECCFDQAEPDWLGKANNLSENQFMQMTRAMHVAGRCIECGECERVCPMNIPLMAINKKVARDIAELFGECAAGLDLEKRPPLGHFDLNDPEKFM; from the coding sequence ATGAACCAGCACACTGTAAAGATGCGTGAACTCGCCCGTGAACTTCTGTCCAGCGGTCAGGTGTCCCTGGTGCTAGGCTGGGAAAAAGGAAACCTGTGGTACAAATCACCCCCTGTTTTCATCTCGCGGGTGGAGGATGTGGAAAAGCTTATCTTTGATGAATTCTGTCATAACAACTTGGCCAAATACCTTATGGACCTGGTGCATCATTCCGGTAAAATTGCTGTCTTTGTCAAAGGCTGTGACAGCAGGGCCATCAACCGGCTGCTCCAAGACAACCAGATCAAACGGGAGAAGCTTTATATCGTTGGCGTTCCCTGCCCCGGCTTAAAAGACCCCGATGACGCCGTAGGCAAAAAACAGGGGGCCGAAGTTAAAAACTCGGCTAAATGTGCGACTTGTAGTTATCCCAATCCCGTAGTGTATGATGCTCTCCTATGGGAAACGGTACCTGTAAATACAACTAAAGCTCCCGTGGAGGAGTTAATCGCCAAACTGGATAGTATGACTCCCGATGAAAGATATGCTTACTGGACAGAACAATTCAGCCGCTGTATTCGCTGTTTTGCCTGCCGTAACGTCTGTCCTGCCTGCAACTGCCGGGAGTGCTGCTTCGACCAGGCCGAACCCGACTGGCTGGGCAAGGCCAATAACCTGTCGGAAAACCAGTTCATGCAGATGACACGGGCTATGCACGTGGCAGGGCGCTGTATCGAATGCGGCGAGTGTGAGCGGGTCTGTCCCATGAATATACCCCTTATGGCCATTAACAAGAAAGTGGCCCGGGATATCGCCGAGCTATTTGGTGAGTGTGCCGCCGGCTTAGACTTGGAGAAAAGACCACCTCTGGGACATTTCGACTTAAATGACCCTGAAAAGTTTATGTAG
- a CDS encoding 4Fe-4S dicluster domain-containing protein — translation MKTIVKSRLAELLQTMAQDFRVLVPVKSEAISQFVPWQEGLTVNLEGNTVLPPKDIFFPQTEKMYKFKVKGSSVDIEEFAEDVQKQVIFGIRSCDMQSIDCLDKVFLTKGYEDQFYKTKREKTLLVALSCTKPQDTCFCESMGLNPQEAPGADVQGYDLGDALGFVAKTPEGEELLAKYGSLFTEVNAVPQKVEGFNLKADVAGIPEKLAKMFDHPIWGEVSQKCLGCGACAYLCPTCHCFDISGTVKGDQGYKFRCWDCCMFSEYTRMAGGHNPRPSKKERVRNRFLHKLYYFKDRYGQLLCTGCGRCIAKCPVGMDITAIIEKIKEAEV, via the coding sequence ATGAAAACCATTGTAAAATCACGACTTGCTGAGTTGTTACAAACAATGGCCCAGGACTTCAGGGTTTTGGTGCCCGTTAAATCAGAGGCTATCAGCCAATTTGTACCATGGCAGGAAGGTTTGACGGTGAACCTGGAAGGGAATACGGTTTTGCCGCCCAAAGACATTTTCTTCCCCCAAACGGAGAAAATGTACAAATTCAAAGTTAAGGGGAGTTCCGTAGATATAGAGGAATTTGCAGAAGATGTACAGAAACAGGTTATCTTCGGTATACGTTCCTGTGATATGCAGAGCATCGATTGCCTTGATAAGGTATTTTTAACCAAAGGTTATGAAGACCAGTTTTACAAAACCAAGCGGGAGAAGACCCTGCTTGTTGCCTTATCCTGTACTAAGCCTCAGGATACCTGTTTTTGCGAATCTATGGGTTTAAATCCCCAGGAAGCTCCGGGAGCAGATGTCCAGGGCTATGATCTGGGGGATGCTTTAGGGTTTGTGGCCAAAACACCGGAGGGTGAGGAATTGCTGGCTAAGTACGGCAGCCTCTTTACAGAGGTTAATGCCGTTCCCCAAAAGGTAGAGGGCTTTAATCTCAAAGCTGATGTGGCAGGAATACCTGAGAAACTGGCTAAAATGTTCGACCATCCCATATGGGGTGAGGTAAGCCAAAAGTGTTTGGGCTGCGGGGCATGCGCTTATCTGTGCCCAACCTGTCATTGCTTTGATATTTCCGGAACTGTTAAAGGAGACCAGGGCTATAAGTTCCGCTGCTGGGACTGCTGTATGTTTTCCGAATATACCCGGATGGCAGGGGGACATAATCCCCGGCCCAGCAAAAAAGAACGGGTACGGAACAGGTTCTTGCACAAACTTTACTACTTTAAGGACCGCTATGGGCAGCTTTTATGTACGGGCTGTGGTCGCTGCATTGCCAAGTGCCCTGTAGGTATGGATATCACCGCCATTATTGAAAAAATAAAGGAGGCGGAGGTCTAA
- a CDS encoding FAD/NAD(P)-binding protein, which translates to MSVSTADIKRINPLIPIRGKITKIVQETPDVKTFHITTLDGQKPFTPLPGQLAMFSIPQVGEAMFSITSQGPNHLEMSIKEVGQLTRFLHEVEEGQECGIRGPYGNGFPIDYCRGKDLLFIGGGIGLAPVRSLINYCVENRKDFGKLIVVYGARSYADLVFKEDLFENWPKVENMEVFVTIDRAEEGWNGHVGFVPAYVEELNISPMVTITCGPPIMIKFVLQSLAKMGFNDKDVITTLEMRMKCGIGKCGRCNIGSCYVCLDGPVFTLEQLKLLPPEY; encoded by the coding sequence ATGTCTGTTAGTACTGCTGATATCAAAAGAATCAACCCCCTGATTCCCATACGGGGCAAGATAACGAAAATTGTCCAGGAAACGCCTGATGTTAAAACCTTTCATATAACTACCCTGGACGGACAAAAACCCTTTACTCCGCTGCCCGGGCAACTGGCCATGTTTTCTATACCCCAGGTGGGTGAAGCCATGTTCTCCATCACTTCCCAAGGGCCTAATCATCTGGAAATGTCTATAAAAGAGGTGGGCCAGCTCACCAGGTTCCTCCATGAAGTGGAGGAGGGGCAGGAATGCGGTATCAGGGGTCCTTATGGCAACGGTTTTCCCATAGACTACTGCAGAGGAAAAGACCTGCTCTTTATTGGCGGCGGCATCGGTCTGGCGCCTGTCAGAAGCTTAATTAATTATTGTGTGGAAAACAGGAAGGATTTTGGAAAACTTATTGTCGTGTATGGGGCCCGTTCTTATGCCGATTTGGTTTTCAAAGAAGACCTCTTTGAAAACTGGCCCAAAGTGGAAAACATGGAAGTGTTCGTTACCATTGACAGGGCAGAAGAAGGATGGAACGGTCATGTAGGCTTTGTCCCTGCCTATGTGGAAGAATTGAACATCAGCCCCATGGTGACCATCACCTGTGGTCCACCCATCATGATCAAGTTTGTACTTCAGTCCCTGGCGAAAATGGGCTTCAACGACAAGGATGTGATCACCACCTTAGAGATGCGCATGAAATGCGGCATTGGTAAATGCGGCCGCTGCAATATTGGCAGCTGCTATGTCTGCCTGGATGGGCCGGTCTTTACCCTGGAACAATTAAAGCTCTTGCCGCCGGAATATTGA
- a CDS encoding LytS/YhcK type 5TM receptor domain-containing protein produces the protein MKNSALIAIVAYLLIHTRSLRRALEGTAKGKDKLLLAMVFSLLSVAGNYLGIPVMGGALANNRIVAPVVGGLLVGPEVGIVAGLIGGIHRLFLGGFTAEACAVGNIAVGILGSLIYLKRGPTKINGKVALVTGFIAELIVKAIVLIMVKPFSSALALEKMIAVPTILANTLGIAIFVTMVQSVRFEHLKVGASYAEQALNIASQTLPILRQGLTSQAAFKVASLILQETKVAAVAITDREHILAFVGSGSEHHKTGSPILTPVTHQVIGTGLTQVVLDKETLACPHPGCSLHSAVIVPLYIRDEIIGSFCMFKANGEEISPAERKLAEGISNLLSLQLEVAQLNEQSKLLARAEFAALKAQVNPHFLFNTLSVIMSCCRSNPEEARELLVHLSHLLRRRLRENDDFVPLREELEAINEYLAIIKVRFGDRLRIKIAIQEETMDFLIPVFSVQPLVENAIRHGLLAKEDNCYLELKAFLKTDHTLQVEVYDNGVGITPEVLERIKLGIKSSNGGVGLTNIMQRLKLLYGERGSCTLKTAVGEGTRAILVLPRI, from the coding sequence ATGAAAAATTCGGCCCTTATTGCTATCGTCGCTTATTTGCTGATTCATACCAGATCCTTACGCCGCGCTTTGGAAGGAACGGCCAAAGGAAAAGATAAGCTGCTTTTGGCCATGGTCTTTAGCCTGTTATCAGTGGCGGGGAATTATCTTGGTATTCCCGTAATGGGAGGGGCCCTGGCCAATAACCGCATTGTAGCTCCCGTGGTTGGAGGATTATTGGTAGGACCGGAAGTAGGTATTGTGGCCGGTTTGATCGGCGGGATACACCGCCTGTTTTTAGGAGGCTTTACCGCTGAAGCCTGTGCAGTGGGTAACATTGCTGTGGGTATACTTGGGAGTTTGATTTATCTGAAACGGGGGCCTACGAAGATTAATGGCAAAGTGGCCCTGGTTACCGGCTTTATTGCAGAATTGATTGTAAAAGCAATAGTGCTCATAATGGTTAAGCCTTTTTCCAGTGCACTGGCTCTGGAAAAGATGATCGCCGTACCCACCATTTTGGCCAATACCCTGGGAATTGCCATTTTTGTGACCATGGTCCAGAGTGTACGTTTCGAACATTTGAAGGTTGGGGCATCATATGCTGAACAAGCCCTTAATATAGCCAGCCAAACCTTACCCATTCTGCGTCAGGGGCTGACTTCCCAAGCTGCTTTTAAGGTAGCAAGTCTGATTTTACAAGAAACAAAAGTAGCAGCAGTCGCCATTACAGACCGGGAGCATATCCTGGCTTTTGTGGGCAGTGGTTCGGAGCACCATAAGACAGGTTCTCCTATTCTTACCCCTGTAACTCATCAGGTGATAGGAACTGGCTTGACCCAGGTGGTTTTGGATAAAGAAACACTGGCTTGCCCCCATCCCGGGTGTTCCTTACACAGTGCTGTTATTGTGCCCCTTTATATCCGGGATGAGATCATAGGGTCTTTCTGTATGTTTAAAGCCAACGGGGAAGAGATATCCCCTGCCGAGCGTAAACTAGCCGAAGGAATCAGTAATCTTTTGAGTTTACAATTGGAAGTGGCCCAGCTCAATGAACAAAGCAAATTGCTGGCCCGTGCCGAGTTTGCCGCTCTAAAAGCCCAGGTCAATCCCCATTTTCTTTTTAACACATTGAGTGTAATCATGTCTTGCTGCCGTTCTAACCCAGAAGAAGCGCGAGAACTGTTAGTGCATTTATCTCACCTTTTACGGCGCAGGTTGAGAGAAAATGATGATTTTGTTCCCCTGCGGGAGGAGCTGGAGGCAATCAATGAATACCTGGCCATTATCAAAGTGCGTTTTGGGGATAGACTCCGGATAAAAATAGCTATCCAGGAAGAAACCATGGATTTTCTTATTCCCGTCTTTTCGGTGCAACCCTTAGTAGAAAATGCTATCAGACATGGGCTTTTAGCGAAAGAAGACAACTGTTATCTGGAATTAAAGGCCTTTCTGAAAACAGATCATACGCTCCAGGTAGAAGTTTATGACAATGGGGTCGGTATTACACCGGAAGTGCTGGAGCGAATTAAGCTGGGAATTAAGTCTTCCAACGGCGGGGTAGGACTCACCAACATTATGCAGCGACTGAAACTGCTTTACGGAGAACGGGGAAGTTGTACCCTCAAAACCGCTGTAGGTGAGGGTACCAGAGCGATCCTTGTGCTTCCCAGAATATGA
- a CDS encoding LytR/AlgR family response regulator transcription factor: MVYRVFFADDEPLICNELRYILEQEPDIEIVGECYAGSKVVGEIKKYKPHVVFLDINMPGSSGIEIASQLVQEPFPPLVIFVTAYEEYAIAAFKVNAIGYVLKPFTGEDIQKVLRQVRILLGRQVQYTDRLQKTLDILQNNKLKRIPAEKDGKIFLIDPEEIHVILVKNKITYIQTQHHEYISNQPLLHLEEKLIGSHFFRCHRNFLVNLKKVKEIIPWFHGTYLLVVYAKDKMEIPVSRYRVKDFKELVDL; this comes from the coding sequence TTGGTCTATCGTGTCTTCTTTGCTGATGATGAACCACTTATTTGTAATGAACTTAGGTACATCCTGGAACAGGAACCTGATATAGAAATTGTGGGAGAATGTTATGCAGGAAGTAAGGTTGTTGGAGAAATCAAAAAGTATAAACCCCATGTAGTTTTTTTAGATATCAATATGCCTGGCAGTTCCGGGATAGAAATAGCCAGCCAGCTGGTACAAGAACCATTTCCGCCTCTGGTCATATTTGTAACCGCTTATGAAGAATATGCCATTGCTGCTTTTAAAGTAAATGCTATTGGTTATGTTCTTAAACCCTTTACAGGAGAAGATATTCAAAAGGTATTAAGACAGGTAAGAATCCTCCTGGGGCGTCAGGTTCAGTATACGGACAGATTACAGAAAACTCTAGACATTCTGCAAAATAATAAATTAAAAAGGATACCTGCTGAGAAGGACGGAAAGATTTTTCTCATTGATCCAGAAGAAATTCACGTAATATTAGTTAAAAATAAAATAACCTATATCCAAACACAGCATCATGAATATATATCAAATCAACCCCTGTTGCATCTGGAGGAAAAACTTATCGGGAGTCACTTTTTTCGCTGTCATAGAAACTTCCTGGTGAATCTAAAAAAGGTTAAAGAAATTATTCCCTGGTTTCATGGTACCTATCTTTTAGTTGTTTATGCCAAAGATAAAATGGAGATACCGGTCAGCAGGTACAGGGTAAAAGATTTCAAAGAACTAGTGGATTTATAA
- a CDS encoding TAXI family TRAP transporter solute-binding subunit has product MKKIIALILVLSLILTLAVGCGSSSNGGKPAEPKKEPVYITIATGGSSGPYFALGGAVAKLFNEKIPGANASVQSTGASAVNATLLGEKKAELAFAMNDVVSYAYTGTEVFKDKGAVKNLRGLAALYPNYVQVVTLAKTGIKSIYDLKGKRVGVGAPGSGTEVNARQILEAHGITYKDIKPDYLSYAEAIEQMKNGAVDAAFLTSGLPNSNILDLCTTQDVKIVPIDPKAVEKLAEKYPFYTSVLIPGGTYDDKEDVPTAAVTTILVVREDMKEDLVYNMTKVIFENLDVLVSTHSAAKDIKLEKIKKGMPIPFHPGAEKYFKEKGIN; this is encoded by the coding sequence ATGAAAAAAATAATTGCCCTGATTTTGGTTCTAAGCCTGATCCTTACATTAGCGGTAGGCTGCGGTAGCAGCAGTAATGGGGGTAAGCCGGCAGAGCCTAAGAAAGAACCTGTCTACATTACCATTGCCACAGGTGGCAGTTCCGGACCTTACTTTGCCCTGGGTGGCGCGGTTGCAAAACTGTTTAATGAGAAAATCCCTGGCGCCAATGCTTCGGTACAGTCTACAGGTGCTTCAGCCGTTAATGCTACTCTCCTGGGTGAGAAAAAGGCTGAACTGGCTTTTGCCATGAACGATGTGGTGTCCTATGCTTATACCGGAACCGAAGTATTCAAAGATAAAGGTGCTGTGAAAAATTTACGGGGTTTGGCCGCACTTTATCCTAACTATGTTCAGGTGGTTACTTTAGCAAAAACGGGTATCAAGTCCATTTATGACTTGAAAGGAAAAAGAGTTGGCGTGGGGGCTCCGGGCAGCGGTACGGAAGTCAATGCCCGCCAGATCCTGGAAGCTCACGGTATCACCTATAAGGATATCAAACCTGATTATCTCTCCTATGCTGAGGCCATTGAACAGATGAAAAACGGAGCGGTAGATGCAGCCTTCTTAACCTCAGGCTTGCCAAACTCCAACATTTTGGACCTGTGTACTACCCAGGATGTGAAGATCGTACCTATTGATCCCAAGGCAGTAGAAAAGCTGGCAGAAAAATATCCTTTCTATACCTCTGTACTTATCCCTGGCGGTACTTATGACGATAAAGAAGACGTGCCTACCGCTGCGGTAACTACTATTTTGGTAGTCCGGGAAGATATGAAAGAAGACCTGGTGTACAATATGACCAAAGTCATCTTTGAAAACCTTGATGTTTTAGTAAGTACCCATTCAGCCGCTAAGGATATCAAACTGGAAAAAATTAAGAAAGGGATGCCCATTCCTTTCCACCCAGGCGCGGAAAAATACTTTAAAGAAAAGGGCATCAACTAA
- a CDS encoding TRAP transporter permease — protein sequence MSNVTGERTQTEAQVEQVLKNYDTESRFRKFTSHHVTRTVAFMAIALSLFHLYTAWTGPLVTLKHRALHTSVVMALVFLLYPFSKKSAGDKLTVVDILLAILSLATGAYILIDYNGIVLRAGMPNNTDLIFAFITLLLVLEAGRRITGKELAILAVIFLAYAYFGRSLPGNLLSHRGYGIKDILDYMYLTTEGIFGIPIGVSSTYIILFILFGSFLDKSGMGQFFNDLAMALAGTSRGGPAKVAVVSSGFMGSINGSAVANVVTTGCFTIPLMKKVGYRPEFAGAVEAAASVGGQILPPVMGAAAFIMAETLGVPYLKIAIAAAVPAVLYYLGIIMMVHLQACKRGLQGIPKEEVPRVWDVLKSRGHLLLPLVGLVYLLVKGYTPIYAAFYSIVLTVLVSALKKETRMSFRDILKALEDGTRTALGVAMSCAIVGIIVGVATLTGFGLKLASAILLVGQGNLFITLVLTMIACLILGMGLPSIPAYIITATMAAPALAKMGVPPLVSHMFVFYFGMLANLTPPVALAAFAGAGIAGANPTSTGIQSMKLALAGFIVPFVFVYSPSLMLINTTWLDAVMVTITATIGVIALAGAVEGYLLTHANALTRVLLLVGALCMIKPGVITDVVGIVVIAAAVLLQRMEIKKKREITA from the coding sequence ATGAGTAACGTCACTGGCGAAAGGACGCAGACCGAAGCCCAGGTAGAACAAGTCTTAAAAAACTATGATACTGAATCACGTTTTCGTAAATTTACCAGTCATCATGTTACCCGGACAGTAGCTTTTATGGCTATTGCTTTATCCTTATTCCATCTGTACACAGCATGGACAGGACCCTTAGTTACTCTGAAGCATCGAGCTCTCCATACTTCGGTAGTGATGGCCCTGGTTTTCCTTTTATACCCCTTTTCTAAGAAGAGTGCCGGGGATAAGCTGACAGTAGTGGATATTCTGCTGGCTATTCTTTCCCTGGCTACAGGAGCATATATTTTAATAGACTATAATGGAATTGTTTTAAGGGCAGGAATGCCCAATAACACGGATCTCATCTTTGCCTTTATTACGCTGCTCCTGGTTTTGGAGGCTGGACGGCGCATCACGGGAAAAGAATTGGCTATTCTAGCTGTGATCTTTTTAGCTTATGCTTATTTTGGACGTTCCCTTCCGGGAAATCTCCTGTCCCATCGCGGTTATGGAATTAAAGATATTTTGGACTATATGTATCTGACCACGGAAGGTATCTTTGGTATACCCATTGGTGTATCCTCCACCTATATTATTTTATTTATACTCTTCGGCTCGTTCCTGGATAAGTCCGGTATGGGACAATTCTTCAATGATTTGGCCATGGCCCTGGCCGGTACCAGCCGCGGCGGCCCGGCTAAAGTAGCGGTAGTATCCAGCGGTTTTATGGGTTCTATCAACGGCAGCGCTGTGGCTAACGTGGTCACTACCGGGTGTTTTACCATTCCTTTAATGAAAAAGGTAGGCTACAGGCCGGAGTTTGCGGGGGCAGTAGAAGCCGCCGCTTCCGTGGGCGGGCAGATTTTGCCGCCCGTCATGGGGGCTGCCGCCTTTATTATGGCCGAAACCCTGGGCGTGCCATATCTAAAGATAGCCATTGCCGCTGCAGTACCGGCCGTTCTTTATTATCTTGGTATTATTATGATGGTGCATTTACAGGCTTGCAAAAGGGGCCTGCAAGGTATCCCCAAAGAGGAGGTTCCCCGGGTCTGGGATGTTCTAAAATCCCGCGGCCATTTGCTTCTTCCTCTGGTGGGCCTGGTTTATCTTTTAGTTAAGGGTTATACGCCTATTTATGCCGCCTTTTACTCCATCGTCCTCACCGTATTGGTGAGTGCCCTGAAAAAGGAAACACGGATGTCCTTCCGGGATATATTAAAAGCCTTGGAAGATGGTACCCGTACTGCACTGGGTGTAGCCATGTCCTGTGCCATTGTGGGTATCATTGTGGGTGTGGCTACTCTTACCGGTTTCGGACTGAAATTGGCTTCGGCCATTCTCCTTGTGGGGCAGGGGAATCTCTTTATCACCCTGGTTTTAACCATGATCGCTTGTCTGATTCTGGGAATGGGGTTACCATCCATACCGGCTTATATTATTACGGCTACTATGGCCGCTCCGGCCCTGGCCAAGATGGGTGTACCACCTCTAGTGTCCCATATGTTTGTCTTCTATTTTGGTATGCTGGCCAATTTAACGCCGCCTGTAGCTCTGGCAGCCTTCGCTGGGGCAGGCATTGCCGGCGCCAATCCCACCAGTACAGGTATCCAATCTATGAAGCTGGCCCTGGCCGGATTCATTGTTCCTTTTGTCTTTGTATATTCGCCTTCGCTGATGCTGATCAATACTACCTGGCTTGATGCTGTGATGGTGACGATTACTGCTACCATCGGGGTCATTGCCCTGGCTGGAGCGGTGGAAGGCTATTTATTGACTCATGCCAATGCCTTAACCCGGGTACTTTTACTTGTGGGTGCCCTTTGTATGATAAAACCTGGTGTGATCACAGATGTCGTAGGGATAGTGGTTATTGCTGCGGCAGTTCTCCTCCAAAGGATGGAAATAAAAAAGAAACGAGAGATAACAGCCTAG
- a CDS encoding DUF1850 domain-containing protein, protein MKNKFYFFLTCALIIWSLSVPQTCLVLSDQLTSEGYFLALVKDKEEFSLAWRHSVELQPWEETFRVNLKNQEFVLVETRFRAYGAGVPNVSPGRYALENGFIVYKNLNQPYTSLPFYLSHYALYHLKIGNQDYNLSLLVPDNTKVSLSLQKLSRGAYFWSALKLYWKKMLA, encoded by the coding sequence ATGAAGAATAAGTTCTATTTTTTTCTCACCTGTGCCTTAATCATATGGTCATTGTCTGTACCCCAAACTTGCCTTGTCCTGAGTGATCAGCTTACATCAGAAGGCTATTTTCTTGCACTGGTGAAAGACAAAGAAGAATTTAGCCTGGCCTGGCGTCACTCCGTAGAACTGCAGCCCTGGGAGGAAACATTCCGGGTCAACCTGAAGAACCAGGAATTTGTTTTAGTAGAGACACGATTTCGTGCATACGGGGCAGGTGTTCCCAATGTTTCACCAGGCAGGTATGCCCTGGAGAACGGCTTTATCGTCTATAAAAACCTCAACCAACCCTATACCTCACTCCCTTTCTACCTTTCTCATTATGCCCTTTATCATTTAAAAATCGGGAACCAAGATTATAACCTTTCCCTTCTCGTTCCCGATAACACCAAAGTGAGCCTTTCTTTGCAGAAGCTATCCCGGGGAGCATATTTTTGGTCAGCTCTAAAATTGTATTGGAAAAAAATGTTGGCATAA